GCAGGCCGGACGGGTGGTCGATCGATTCCGGACATGCGCTGCTGGCAACTGCCCAATAAGTGAACAGAATTGGCAACTCCGTTCTGGCACGATGACGCGTGCCGCCCCCCACCCCACGCTCCGTCCCCACCCACCGGAGGCCCCGCGCCATGCCGCTCCTCGATCCGCAGCTCTGGCAGGACGGACCGACTCTGACCGGGGGTACGGCGCCGGTCCTCGAACCGGCGACCGGCCGCACCCTCGCCACCCTCGACCTGGCCTCGGCGCCCGACGTCGCCGAGGCCGCCGTACGGGCCCGGGCCGCCCAGCGGGACTGGGCGCGCGCCACCCACCTGGAGCGCGCCGCGGTGCTCCGCCGCGCCGGCGACCTGTTCGCCGCCCACGCCGACGAACTGCGCGAATGGCTGATCCGCGAATCCGGTTCGATCCCCGGCAAGGCGGACTTCGAACTGCACGTCGCCGCCCAGGAGTGCTACGAGGCCGCGGCGCTGGCCTCGCGCCCGACCGGGCAGGTACTGGCGACCGAGGCGCCGCGGCTCTCGTACACCCGGCGCTCCCCGGCCGGGGTGGTCGGGGTGATCGCCCCCTTCAACGCCCCGCTGATCCTGGCTATCCGCTCGGTCGCGCCCGCGCTCGCCCTCGGCAACGCCGTCCTGCTCAAGCCGGACCGGCGCACCGCCGTGTGCGGAGGCTTCGCGCTCGCCGCGGTCTTCGCCGCCGCCGGACTCCCGGCCGGGCTGCTGCACGTGCTGCCCGGGGACGCGGAGACCGGGGCGGCGGTGGTGGCCGAACCCCTGGTGCGCGTCGTCTCGTTCACCGGGTCGACCGCGAGCGGGCGGGCCGTCGCCGAACTGGCGGGCCGTCACCTCAAGCGCGCCCACCTGGAGTTGGGCGGCAACTCGGCGCTGATCGTGCTCGCCGACGCGGATGTCGAGGCCGCCGTGGCCCAGGCGTCCTGGGGGACCTTCTTCCACCAGGGCCAGATCTGCATGACCGCGGGCCGTCACCTCGTCCACGCCTCGCTGTACGACGAGTACGTCGAGCGGCTCGCCGTGCGGGCCGAGGCGCTGGCCGTGGGGGACCCGTACCGCGAACAGGTGCACATGGGCCCGCTCATCGACCGCGCCCAGCTGGAACGGGTCCACGCGCTGGTCGAGGCGAGCACCGAGCGCGGCGCGAAGCTGATCGCGGGCGGCACCCACCGGGACCTCTTCTACCGGCCGACGGTGCTCGCGGGCGTCGGTGACGACACCCCCGCCTATGCCGAGGAGGTCTTCGGCCCGGTGGCACCCGTACGGTCCTTCGCCTCGGAGGAGGAGGCGGTCGCGCTGGCCTCGGCCGGGCCGTACGGCCTCTCGCTCGGCGTGGTCACCCGGGACGCGGCGCGCGGGCTGGAGCTGGCCGACCGGATCCCCACCGGGATCGTGCACGTGAACGACCAGACGGTGAACGACGAGGCGGTCGCCCCCTTCGGCGGGGTCGGCGCCTCCGGCAACGGGGCCCGGTTCGGCGGCGAGGCGAACCTCGACGCCTTCACGGAACTGCGCTGGACCACGGTCCGCAGCACCCCGGCCGGCCATCCGTTCTGACCTCCGTTCCGCCTGGTGTTCCGACCGGCGTTCCGACCCGGCCCGGCCGGGCCGGAATGCCGGGCGCGCTCCGTTCGTTCCAGGGACAGGAAGCGCGAAATACGGAGGTCTGGAAACCGTGGCTACAGTCGAACTCACCAAGGAGAACTTCGACCGGACGGTCAGCGAGAACGAGTTCGTGCTGATCGACTTCTGGGCGTCGTGGTGCGGACCCTGCCGTCAGTTCGCCCCCGTCTACGAGAGGGCGTCGGAGACCCACGCCGACCTGGTCTTCGCGAAGGTGGACACGGAGGCGCAGCAGGAGCTGGCCGCGGCCTTCGACATCCGGTCGATCCCGACCCTGATGATCATCCGGGACCAGGTGGCCATCTTCGCCCAGCCGGGCGCCCTGCCGGAGGTCATGCTGGAGGACGTCATCGGCCAGGCCCGCGCGCTCGACATGGACGAGGTCCGAACGAAGATCGCCGAGGAGAAGGCCAAGGCCGGGGGCCCGGACCAGGGACCGTCCGGGACCGCGACCGCCGGCGAAGACGCGTAGCGGCACGCCGCGACGGTGCGAGTGCGCCGCGCGGGCCCGGCGGTGCGGCGAGACTGGCCCGTATGACTGAAGCAGTGGAGTACGACGTCCTGGTCCTCGGCGGGGGCCCCGCGGGGGAAAACGTCGTCGACCGGGTCCGGGCCGCCGGGTTGAGCGCGGCGCTGGTGGAGAGCGAACTCGTCGGCGGGGAGTGTTCGTACTGGGCCTGCGTGCCCAGCAAGGCGCTGCTGCGCCCGGCGCTCGCGCGCGCGGACGCCCGCAAGGTGCCCGGACTGGCGGGCGCCGTGCGGGGGCCGCTGGACGCGGCGGCCGTGTTCGCCCACCGGGACTACTGGACCAGCGACTGGAAGGACGACGGCGGACGCGACTGGCTGGCCTCGATCGGCGTCGACCTCTACCGGGGGCACGGCCGTCTCTACGGGATCCGCAAGGTCGCCGTTTCCAGCCCCGAGGGGGAGCACCACGTGCTCTCGGCCCGGCACGCGGTGGTCGTGGCCACCGGGACCCGGGCGCTGCTGCCGGACCTCCCGGGACTGGCCGATGCCCGGCCGTGGACCAGCCGCGAGGCCACCTCGGCGCAGCAGGCCCCGGAGCGGCTGCTGATCGTCGGCGGTTCGGTGGTGGCCGCCGAGATGGCCACCGCCTGGCAGGCGCTCGGCTCGCGGGTGACGGTGCTGGTGCGCGGTGCGCGGCTGCTGCCCCGGATGGAGCCGTTCGCGGGGGAGCTGGTCGCCGAGGCGCTGCGGGAGGCGGGCGCGGAGGTCCGTACGGGCGTGGACGTGGAAGCCGTCGTGCGCGACGGGGCGACCGGGCCGGTCACGGTCGTGCTCCGCGGCGGGGAGACCCTGGAGGGCGACGAACTGCTGATGGCGACGGGCCGGGTCCCGCGCACCGACGACATCGGTCTCGACACGGTCGGGCTGGCGCCCGGCGGGTGGATCGGGGTCGACGAGAGCTGCCGGGTGTCCGGAACCGACTGGCTGTACGCGGTCGGTGACGTCAACCACCGCGCGCTGCTCACCCATCAGGGCAAGTACCAGGCGCGGATCGCGGGCGCCGCCATCGCCGCCCGCGCGGCGGGCACCGCCACCGCGGCCGAGGAGGGGCGCTGGGGTCCGTACGCGGCCACCGCGGACACCGCCGCCCTGCCGCAAGTGGTCTTCACCGACCCGGAGGCGGCGGCGGTCGGGCTGACCGCCGAGGAGGCCGAACGCGCGGGTCACCGGGTGCGCGCCGTCGACTACGACCTCGGGAAGGTCTCCGGCGCGGGCCTGTACGCGGACGGGTACCGCGGCCGGGCCCGGATGGTCGTGGACCTCGACCGCGAAGTCGTCCTGGGAGCCACCTTCGTGGGCCCGGGGACCGCCGAACTGCTGCACGCGGCCACGGTCGCGGTGGCCGGGGAGGTGCCGATCGCGCGACTGTGGCACGCGGTTCCCGCGTTCCCGACGATGAGCGAGATCTGGCTCCGGCTGCTGGAGACGTACCGGGGCTAGGGTGCCGCGTCAGGGCAGGGACGGATTCCCCTCGGTCTGGGGCTGGTCAAAGCCGGGGGCGTTGAGCAAGGATCGCGTCCGCACCTCACCGCCGGCCTTCTTCCGGCGCCACACATCCATCACAGGAGGATGTCCATGCCCCGCCGCACCTCTCGCCTCCGCACCGCCGCCATTGTCGCGTCCATGGCAGTGCTGGGTCTGGCCGTACCGGCATCGGCCGTCGCGTCCGGATCCGCGGACGGCCTGCCCCAGGGGCGTGTCTTCATGGTCAACCCCGTGCAGTCGTCCGGCGATCAGACGCTTGCCGACGCCAAGGATTCCGCCGCCGCCGTGCCCGACTCCGCGTATGCCACGGTCGCGTTGCGCAACCTCGACGGCAGCGGAGGCCTCTCCGGCCGGTGGGCGTACATCCGGTCGGAGACCGGTGCTCCCGCCGCCGTCTCGGACGCCGGGCGGTACACGAGGGCGGACGACCAGTTCGAGCAGGTCATGGCCTACTTCTGGGT
This is a stretch of genomic DNA from Streptomyces sp. NBC_00536. It encodes these proteins:
- a CDS encoding aldehyde dehydrogenase family protein, which codes for MPLLDPQLWQDGPTLTGGTAPVLEPATGRTLATLDLASAPDVAEAAVRARAAQRDWARATHLERAAVLRRAGDLFAAHADELREWLIRESGSIPGKADFELHVAAQECYEAAALASRPTGQVLATEAPRLSYTRRSPAGVVGVIAPFNAPLILAIRSVAPALALGNAVLLKPDRRTAVCGGFALAAVFAAAGLPAGLLHVLPGDAETGAAVVAEPLVRVVSFTGSTASGRAVAELAGRHLKRAHLELGGNSALIVLADADVEAAVAQASWGTFFHQGQICMTAGRHLVHASLYDEYVERLAVRAEALAVGDPYREQVHMGPLIDRAQLERVHALVEASTERGAKLIAGGTHRDLFYRPTVLAGVGDDTPAYAEEVFGPVAPVRSFASEEEAVALASAGPYGLSLGVVTRDAARGLELADRIPTGIVHVNDQTVNDEAVAPFGGVGASGNGARFGGEANLDAFTELRWTTVRSTPAGHPF
- the trxA gene encoding thioredoxin, with translation MATVELTKENFDRTVSENEFVLIDFWASWCGPCRQFAPVYERASETHADLVFAKVDTEAQQELAAAFDIRSIPTLMIIRDQVAIFAQPGALPEVMLEDVIGQARALDMDEVRTKIAEEKAKAGGPDQGPSGTATAGEDA
- a CDS encoding dihydrolipoyl dehydrogenase family protein yields the protein MTEAVEYDVLVLGGGPAGENVVDRVRAAGLSAALVESELVGGECSYWACVPSKALLRPALARADARKVPGLAGAVRGPLDAAAVFAHRDYWTSDWKDDGGRDWLASIGVDLYRGHGRLYGIRKVAVSSPEGEHHVLSARHAVVVATGTRALLPDLPGLADARPWTSREATSAQQAPERLLIVGGSVVAAEMATAWQALGSRVTVLVRGARLLPRMEPFAGELVAEALREAGAEVRTGVDVEAVVRDGATGPVTVVLRGGETLEGDELLMATGRVPRTDDIGLDTVGLAPGGWIGVDESCRVSGTDWLYAVGDVNHRALLTHQGKYQARIAGAAIAARAAGTATAAEEGRWGPYAATADTAALPQVVFTDPEAAAVGLTAEEAERAGHRVRAVDYDLGKVSGAGLYADGYRGRARMVVDLDREVVLGATFVGPGTAELLHAATVAVAGEVPIARLWHAVPAFPTMSEIWLRLLETYRG